The Bifidobacterium actinocoloniiforme DSM 22766 genomic sequence GACGGCCTCGCGGCGGCTACGGCCGTCGACGAGTGGGTGCGGGCCAACCTGTCCGACGAGCGCGAAGTGGTGACGATGGGATTCTCCCAGGGAGGTATGCTGGCCGCCCATCTCCTGCGCATTAATCCGGAGCGTTACCGGGCGGCGATCAGCCTGTCAGGTTTCCTGGCGCCCGGCTTGGTCCCCGACAGCGCGCCTGCGGACAATAGGCTAGCGGACATGGAAAAACCGGTGTTCCACGGTTACGGTACCGCCGACCAGGTGGTGGCGCCCTACGAGGCGCGTGCTTTTGACGCTTGGCTGGACGAGCACACCTGGCTGCGCTCGCGCTCCTACGACGGGCTGGACCACGCGGTCAGCCAGGCCGAGCTGAGCGACATCCGCCAGTGGCTCTCCGACATCGACGTGACGTCCGGCCTCATGTAGGAGTTCGTGCCAGACCCCGTCTCCGCCAGGCCTTCACGCTTACACCATCGAGTCGGTATCCACCTGCATCACGTACACGTTGCGGCGCAGGTCGCGCGCCTGCCCGCGCGAGATTTCGCCCGCTTCCACCATGTCTTGGATGACTGAGAGCTCCACCGTGTAGCCCTCGCTCTTGACTTCCTCCACCGATTCGCGGATTTTTGGCGTCTCACCGAACTCGGTCCTGCCTTCGGCGGAGGATTCGATCAGCTGGTGGTTGATGATCGTGGCGAGCAGGTCCTCGGTCTTGTACCGACCCTTACCCAGCTCCGCGTACAACTGCTCGACCACGTGGTGGTTCAGGTCGGCCTGGATCTGCCGCCCCGCCAGGAACACCTCGTTATCGGAGATCTTGGGTGTCACATGCCGCAGTCGGTGAATCAGGTGCCGAGCCAGCCCTTGCGCCCGGCGCACGGCTATGTGCAGGTGCCACTTGAACTCGCTGCCCTGGTCCAGGTGGGCCAGCGAGTTGGTGATGTGGTCCAGAATCGTGGAAGCGGCCTGTTCGCGCGATTCCTGGGAGTAAGTGGGCTCCTGCTGCCTGTCCCCGCCGGGTTCGGCGTTGCCGTGAGCCTCGCCGTCTGCGCCCTCGTGGCCATTTCGGCCGCCGGATTCGTCTGATGCCGCGCTGTTCCTGGTCCGCGCCCCCTTTGCCGTCATCCCCGCGGGCCCTTGTGACGCAGCGTTTTGGCTGGCCCTGTCCTCTTCCCGCTGGATGCTGTCGAGCTCGGCCTCCATGTAGTCGCGTTCCCATTGCAGCGTCTGCAATTGCAGGGCCTGCGGCTCTTGCGGGTTGTAAGCGCCGATCTGCGATTTCATCCGCGCTATCCGCTGGTTGTACAGCGTGATGACATGCTGCACTGCCAGCCGGTTGGAGTCGTCCGCCCGGCTGGACAGCTCCTCCACCGTCCGTCGCAGCACCTCGATCGACTTCTCGACTTTGGGCGCCTCAGGTCCGTTCTCCTTGGCGGGCGCCAGCAGGGGCAGCCCGAAGTTGGCCAGCAGGAGGGTCACGATGATCACTCCTGCCGCCACGAATATCAGCTCGTTGCGCATGGGGAAGTCCGCGCCCGAGGCGAGCGTGTAGGGGATGGTGAGCACCAGGGAGAGCGTGATGGTGCCTTTGGGCCCGCCCAGGGTCATCACCGCGGCCGAGCGCAGGCGGCGCTTGTTCATCGGTATCCGCTTGCCAGTGCCAGGGTCGGTGGCGAAGTAGAGCACCCCGGCCACCCAGACGAACCTCACTGCGATTACGGTGCAAGACACCAGCGCGATGGCGGCCAGCAGGGTGGGGTTGCCCACCTTTCGATCCCCCCAGGAAGTCATGATCGCCGAGGGCAGCAGTATTCCAAGGATGATGAACACCGCGCCATTGAGACCGAAGGAGAGCACCTTCCATACCGATGTGGACACGATGTTGGTTTTGGAGGTGTTGGGACCTACTCCCGTATGGTCGAAGCGGATGAGCAGCCCAGTGGCCACGACGGCCAGCACGCCTGACACGTGCAGCCAGTTCTGGGCGGCCAGATAAATCAGGAAGGGCAGGAACAGCTCCATCAAGATGCGCGTGGTCATCGACTCCCAGCCCAAGCGGCGTGCGGTTTCGAAGACCCAGTTAGTCACCGGCCCCATGATCGCGCCGAAGGCGATGCCACCGATGAAGGAGGCCAGGAAGCTGCCCAGGGCGTGTACGGGCGAGAAGGCGCCGGTCACGGCGGTCAGGATGGCGAATTGGAAGCCGATGACGCCGGTGGCGTCGTTGAACAGCGACTCGCCGGCCAAGATGGAGCGCTGCCGTTTGCTCAAGTCGGCGTCTTCGCCGATCGAGGAGACGGCGACCGCGTCCGTGGGTCCCAGCGCCGCGCCCAAAGCGAGCGCTGCTGCCAGCGGGTACATAGGCCAGACGGCGTGAAGCAGCACCCCGACCATCAGCATGGTGAAGGCGGCCAGGCCAATCGCCAG encodes the following:
- a CDS encoding cation:proton antiporter: MAAVVVSSFLSRFVPRISTPLVQIALGAALALLPEFSHMQLDPELFMVLFIAPLLYHEAHTIDKPELLKSLNLSLSLAIGLAAFTMLMVGVLLHAVWPMYPLAAALALGAALGPTDAVAVSSIGEDADLSKRQRSILAGESLFNDATGVIGFQFAILTAVTGAFSPVHALGSFLASFIGGIAFGAIMGPVTNWVFETARRLGWESMTTRILMELFLPFLIYLAAQNWLHVSGVLAVVATGLLIRFDHTGVGPNTSKTNIVSTSVWKVLSFGLNGAVFIILGILLPSAIMTSWGDRKVGNPTLLAAIALVSCTVIAVRFVWVAGVLYFATDPGTGKRIPMNKRRLRSAAVMTLGGPKGTITLSLVLTIPYTLASGADFPMRNELIFVAAGVIIVTLLLANFGLPLLAPAKENGPEAPKVEKSIEVLRRTVEELSSRADDSNRLAVQHVITLYNQRIARMKSQIGAYNPQEPQALQLQTLQWERDYMEAELDSIQREEDRASQNAASQGPAGMTAKGARTRNSAASDESGGRNGHEGADGEAHGNAEPGGDRQQEPTYSQESREQAASTILDHITNSLAHLDQGSEFKWHLHIAVRRAQGLARHLIHRLRHVTPKISDNEVFLAGRQIQADLNHHVVEQLYAELGKGRYKTEDLLATIINHQLIESSAEGRTEFGETPKIRESVEEVKSEGYTVELSVIQDMVEAGEISRGQARDLRRNVYVMQVDTDSMV
- a CDS encoding alpha/beta hydrolase → MSMDNDDEPVAPGSVGEPQHVDIVKYSRKDGRSNPRRPLFLLLHGWGSNEEDIADLMRYVAPYNDYASLRASMTVPGSERGMFGPGYTWFHRSLPQGEDLDRDGLAAATAVDEWVRANLSDEREVVTMGFSQGGMLAAHLLRINPERYRAAISLSGFLAPGLVPDSAPADNRLADMEKPVFHGYGTADQVVAPYEARAFDAWLDEHTWLRSRSYDGLDHAVSQAELSDIRQWLSDIDVTSGLM